One segment of Capnocytophaga sp. oral taxon 878 DNA contains the following:
- the folB gene encoding dihydroneopterin aldolase: MEQIILKNIRVYAYHGCLAEEGMIGSDYRVDLKVSADLQKAMQTDALSDTVDYVHLNKIVKEEMAIRSKLLENVAKRIADRILDELTDIQKITLKIAKINPPIAGDVANVSVKIKVKKV; encoded by the coding sequence ATGGAACAGATTATCTTAAAGAACATACGAGTGTATGCTTATCATGGATGTTTGGCTGAAGAAGGAATGATAGGCAGTGATTATAGGGTAGACCTAAAAGTAAGTGCTGACCTACAAAAAGCAATGCAAACGGATGCTCTTAGCGATACGGTAGATTACGTACATCTGAACAAAATAGTAAAAGAAGAAATGGCTATTCGTTCTAAATTATTAGAAAATGTAGCAAAGCGAATAGCAGACCGCATACTGGATGAACTCACTGATATTCAGAAAATAACACTAAAGATTGCGAAGATTAACCCACCCATAGCTGGCGATGTGGCAAATGTAAGTGTAAAAATAAAAGTGAAAAAAGTTTGA
- a CDS encoding type IX secretion system membrane protein PorP/SprF encodes MKKIVFLLLAVCAFAGKSVAQELNLPQQNQYLADSEFLIAPTYAGIGDFVRIRLSGITQWVGVKGAPDYQSLAGDMRLGERSGAGLMLYNDRNGHTYQRGGKATFAHHLTLDRYDNHFVSFGISYAFNTFKIDINKFNKTISGNDQAVTNDRFTVNHNFDVGVLYRYKNWYVNLTALNILNKDIERFYQEEPKALRNYMVYAGYRYKADKKATFEIEPSLLYQFYESDGRSTTDVNLKFRWMDLEDYYWVGVNYRSLNDQILKPLNIGPMGGIKRGMLYFAYSYQLTLNEIIGYNSGTHVITLGLDLFQGVSNCKCAQR; translated from the coding sequence ATGAAAAAAATAGTATTTTTACTTTTGGCAGTATGTGCTTTTGCTGGTAAGAGTGTTGCACAGGAGCTAAACCTCCCACAACAGAACCAGTATTTGGCAGACAGCGAGTTTTTAATAGCCCCTACTTATGCAGGTATTGGGGACTTTGTACGAATTCGTTTATCGGGTATTACGCAATGGGTAGGAGTAAAAGGAGCTCCTGATTACCAATCACTTGCAGGAGATATGCGACTTGGAGAACGCAGTGGTGCAGGTTTAATGCTTTACAATGACCGCAATGGGCATACCTATCAGCGTGGTGGTAAAGCTACTTTTGCACACCACTTGACACTTGACCGTTATGACAATCACTTTGTGTCTTTTGGTATTTCATACGCTTTTAATACTTTTAAAATTGATATTAACAAGTTCAATAAAACTATTTCGGGTAATGACCAAGCAGTAACTAATGACCGCTTTACTGTAAACCACAACTTTGATGTTGGGGTATTATACCGTTACAAAAACTGGTATGTAAACCTTACTGCACTAAATATTTTGAATAAAGATATTGAGCGTTTTTACCAAGAAGAACCAAAAGCACTTCGTAACTATATGGTTTATGCTGGTTATAGATACAAAGCAGACAAGAAAGCTACTTTTGAGATAGAACCTTCTTTGTTATACCAGTTTTATGAGAGTGATGGACGTTCTACCACGGATGTGAATCTTAAATTCCGCTGGATGGATTTGGAAGATTACTATTGGGTAGGAGTAAATTACCGCTCACTAAATGACCAGATTTTAAAACCACTGAACATAGGTCCTATGGGAGGTATTAAGAGAGGTATGTTATATTTTGCTTATTCATACCAGCTTACTTTGAATGAGATAATAGGATACAACTCGGGAACTCACGTGATCACTTTGGGTCTTGACCTATTCCAAGGAGTTAGTAACTGTAAGTGTGCGCAACGATAA
- a CDS encoding ribonuclease HII: MLQLFYHSALEAGTDEAGRGCLAGPVTAAAVILPADFKNELLTDSKQLTEKQRYLLRPIIEQEAVAFAVCHVLPAEIDKLNILRASITAMHRAIDGLKVIPEFIAVDGNKFVPYKDIRHACVVKGDGKIQTIAAASVLAKTYRDDYMTALAEKFPEYHWQQNKGYPTPEHRKAIAEYGATEHHRKTFRLLEEQQLKLF, translated from the coding sequence ATGTTACAGCTTTTTTATCATTCGGCTTTGGAGGCTGGTACAGATGAAGCAGGAAGAGGCTGCCTTGCCGGCCCTGTAACGGCTGCGGCTGTGATATTGCCTGCTGACTTTAAGAATGAGCTACTAACGGACTCAAAACAACTAACAGAAAAGCAACGCTACTTACTTCGGCCTATTATAGAACAAGAAGCAGTGGCTTTTGCAGTATGCCACGTGCTACCGGCAGAGATAGATAAGCTGAACATTTTAAGGGCATCGATCACGGCAATGCATCGCGCGATAGATGGACTAAAAGTAATACCTGAATTTATAGCTGTAGACGGCAATAAGTTTGTACCCTATAAAGATATTCGGCACGCCTGTGTGGTAAAAGGTGATGGGAAAATACAGACAATAGCAGCGGCATCGGTACTAGCGAAAACGTATAGAGATGACTATATGACGGCTTTGGCAGAGAAGTTTCCTGAGTATCATTGGCAACAAAACAAAGGGTACCCTACCCCTGAACACCGCAAAGCTATAGCTGAATACGGGGCTACAGAGCACCACCGCAAGACATTCCGCCTATTAGAAGAGCAACAACTAAAATTATTTTGA
- a CDS encoding beta-ketoacyl synthase, whose product MRRKVVITGAGIISSIGNSVEANFYALAHKKAGLTRISNIDTAHANNIKVGEIKLTNAELSKLLHLRSLNAYSRTALLGIMAAQEAIANARLSKKLLTSNVGVVMASSVGGMDMTERYFYEYATNESARRYITTHNIGDVTHQIADYFRIKGLVTSLSTACSSSANAIITAAELIASGRADCLIAGGADALSKFTINGFNSLMILSDSDCAPFDQNRKGLNLGEAAAFIVLESEESAKARKVPIKAVLKGWGNANDAYHQTASSADGEGAYLAMQKALTVAGLEPKDIDYINAHGTATPNNDLSESRALIRLFGEEVPDFSSTKPYTGHTLAAASAVEAVFSLLSLRNGVVFANLNYHTPMEEVSIRPETKLKHKSINNVLSNSFGFGGNCSTLVFSKNR is encoded by the coding sequence ATGCGAAGGAAGGTAGTTATTACGGGGGCTGGTATAATTTCATCGATAGGAAACTCGGTGGAAGCGAACTTTTATGCGTTGGCTCATAAGAAAGCGGGCTTGACGCGTATAAGCAATATAGATACGGCTCACGCTAACAATATAAAAGTGGGTGAGATAAAACTCACTAATGCTGAACTTAGCAAGCTGCTACACTTACGCTCATTAAATGCTTACTCACGGACAGCCCTACTGGGGATAATGGCGGCACAGGAGGCGATAGCTAATGCACGGCTTAGCAAAAAGCTGCTTACGAGTAATGTGGGGGTGGTGATGGCATCGAGTGTGGGGGGTATGGATATGACCGAGCGGTACTTTTATGAGTATGCGACTAATGAATCGGCAAGGAGGTATATTACTACCCATAACATAGGCGATGTGACGCACCAAATAGCGGACTACTTCCGGATAAAAGGACTGGTAACGAGCCTGAGCACGGCTTGCTCATCATCGGCAAATGCGATTATTACGGCGGCTGAACTGATAGCCAGTGGTAGGGCTGACTGCCTAATAGCGGGAGGTGCTGATGCGCTTTCGAAATTTACAATAAACGGCTTTAACTCACTTATGATACTGAGTGATAGCGACTGTGCGCCTTTTGACCAAAACCGAAAAGGGCTGAACTTGGGCGAAGCTGCGGCATTTATAGTACTAGAATCGGAAGAGAGTGCTAAAGCGAGAAAGGTACCTATAAAGGCGGTACTTAAAGGCTGGGGGAATGCTAATGATGCGTATCACCAAACTGCTTCATCGGCAGATGGTGAGGGGGCTTATCTGGCTATGCAAAAGGCACTGACTGTGGCTGGGCTGGAACCTAAAGATATAGATTATATAAACGCTCACGGGACGGCTACGCCTAACAATGACCTATCGGAAAGCCGTGCGCTAATACGCTTATTTGGGGAAGAGGTGCCTGATTTTAGTTCGACAAAGCCTTATACGGGGCATACACTGGCAGCGGCATCGGCAGTGGAGGCTGTATTCTCATTACTGTCATTACGCAATGGGGTGGTATTTGCGAACTTGAATTATCATACCCCGATGGAAGAGGTGAGTATACGACCTGAGACAAAACTAAAACATAAGAGTATAAACAATGTGCTTTCAAACTCATTTGGGTTTGGGGGGAATTGTAGTACGCTGGTATTCTCAAAGAACCGGTAG
- a CDS encoding phosphopantetheine-binding protein: MDALIAELKNKIIEVLNLEEVTPEDIKEDDPLFGSGLGLDSIDALELIVLLDKTYGIRLDDPKKGKDIFSSVRTMAEYITAHRTK; the protein is encoded by the coding sequence ATGGATGCTCTTATTGCAGAACTGAAAAACAAAATTATTGAGGTGCTTAACCTTGAAGAGGTAACTCCTGAGGATATTAAAGAAGATGACCCTTTATTTGGGTCGGGATTGGGACTGGACTCTATCGATGCTTTGGAACTTATAGTGCTTTTGGATAAAACATACGGTATTAGGCTAGATGACCCTAAGAAGGGGAAGGATATTTTTAGTTCGGTAAGGACTATGGCTGAGTATATTACTGCTCATCGTACTAAATAA
- the ilvA gene encoding threonine ammonia-lyase, with protein sequence MNFNQAREHLKNVLLPTHLIYSPIFSEESGNQIYIKPENLQKTGAFKIRGAYNKILKLTDDEKKRGVIASSAGNHAQGVAYAARELGIKAVIVMPTTTPLIKVESTKKYGAEVVLHGDVYDDAYQKAKELEAQEGYVFVHPFNDQDVLEGQGTIALDILDELPQTDVIVVPIGGGGLISGIACAAKQIKPSIKIVGVEPSGAASATEALKKNKVITLPEANTIADGTAVKRIGELNFDYIKQYVDEVVTVDDYELTEAFLLLAEKHKLIAENSGILPLAALKKLEDKGKNIVPVVSGGNMDVLMISSMINKGLISRNRIFNFSVNIPDRPGELAKITHIIAQAGANIVKLAHNQFKNLSRFRDKEVQITVETNGSAHIQKLIELFEEKGYKIS encoded by the coding sequence ATGAACTTTAACCAAGCTCGTGAGCACCTCAAAAACGTGCTCCTCCCCACTCACCTCATTTACAGCCCCATCTTCTCCGAAGAATCAGGCAATCAAATCTACATTAAGCCCGAAAACCTACAAAAAACAGGCGCATTCAAAATACGCGGGGCTTATAACAAAATCCTCAAACTTACCGACGACGAAAAAAAACGAGGCGTAATAGCATCCTCAGCCGGTAACCACGCACAAGGCGTAGCCTACGCAGCACGCGAACTCGGCATCAAGGCAGTCATCGTAATGCCCACCACCACACCACTTATTAAGGTCGAATCCACCAAAAAATACGGAGCCGAAGTAGTACTACACGGCGATGTCTATGACGACGCCTACCAAAAAGCCAAAGAACTCGAAGCGCAAGAAGGATACGTATTCGTACACCCCTTTAACGACCAAGACGTCCTCGAAGGACAAGGAACCATCGCCCTCGATATCCTCGACGAACTCCCACAAACCGACGTCATCGTAGTACCCATAGGAGGGGGCGGACTCATATCCGGTATCGCCTGCGCAGCCAAACAAATAAAACCCTCTATCAAAATAGTAGGTGTCGAACCAAGCGGAGCAGCTTCAGCTACCGAAGCCCTCAAAAAAAACAAAGTAATCACTCTACCCGAAGCCAATACCATTGCCGACGGTACAGCCGTAAAACGAATCGGCGAACTTAACTTCGATTACATCAAGCAATACGTCGATGAAGTCGTTACTGTCGATGATTATGAACTTACCGAAGCTTTCCTACTACTGGCCGAAAAACACAAACTCATAGCCGAAAACTCCGGAATACTACCACTCGCAGCACTTAAAAAATTAGAAGATAAAGGAAAAAACATAGTCCCCGTAGTAAGCGGCGGTAATATGGACGTGCTAATGATCTCCTCAATGATTAATAAAGGACTCATCAGCCGCAATCGCATATTTAACTTCTCCGTTAATATCCCCGACCGCCCCGGCGAACTGGCCAAAATCACACACATCATCGCACAAGCAGGTGCCAATATCGTCAAGCTCGCTCATAACCAGTTCAAAAACCTCTCTCGCTTCCGCGATAAAGAAGTACAAATAACTGTCGAAACAAACGGATCCGCACACATACAAAAGCTCATCGAATTGTTTGAGGAAAAAGGATATAAAATCAGTTAA
- a CDS encoding glycoside hydrolase family 57 protein, producing MKKSICIYFQIHHPERLRKYQFFDIGKKHNYFDNYANRSELEDLAEQCYLPANALLLDLIKKYEGKFKVAFSISGSAIDQLEMHTPEVIRSFQELAETGNVEFLAETYSHSLASLSEDTDEFEQQVKRHATTIKQLFGKKPVTFRNTSLIYSDKIGERVAKLGFKTMLTDGAKHVLGWKSPNFVYKNALDENLTLLLKNSKLSDDIAIRFSDRNWSEYPLTSEKYAHWVESSLQDTDVLNLFMNYEVIGYYNNAQSGIFDFLRYFIEYMMAEPNYQFLLPKEVAKKHAAKDILPVPYPISWTDEERDITSWLGNELQKEAFSELFKIQPLVRKKKNAELTEDYSRLQASEHFYFMRTKLFSNTDYHKYILPYESPYEAFINYMNVLSDFIERVKD from the coding sequence ATGAAAAAGTCAATTTGTATCTATTTCCAAATTCATCACCCTGAACGCCTAAGAAAATATCAGTTTTTTGATATAGGCAAAAAACACAACTATTTTGACAACTACGCCAACAGATCGGAATTAGAAGACTTGGCAGAACAGTGTTATCTGCCTGCTAATGCCTTATTATTAGACCTTATTAAGAAATACGAAGGCAAATTCAAAGTAGCGTTCTCTATTTCGGGCTCGGCTATTGACCAGCTTGAAATGCACACTCCTGAGGTAATTAGGAGCTTTCAAGAACTAGCTGAGACTGGTAATGTGGAGTTTTTGGCTGAGACTTATTCACATTCATTGGCCTCATTATCGGAAGATACTGATGAGTTTGAACAACAAGTAAAGCGCCATGCTACTACCATTAAACAACTGTTTGGCAAGAAGCCTGTAACTTTTAGGAATACTTCACTTATCTACTCGGATAAAATAGGGGAACGTGTGGCTAAATTGGGCTTTAAAACAATGCTTACTGATGGTGCTAAACACGTATTGGGCTGGAAGAGTCCGAACTTTGTGTACAAAAACGCTTTGGACGAGAATCTAACCCTTCTGCTTAAAAACAGCAAGCTGAGTGATGATATTGCGATTCGTTTTTCGGACAGAAACTGGAGTGAATACCCTCTTACCTCGGAGAAATATGCGCACTGGGTGGAAAGCAGCTTGCAAGACACTGATGTGCTAAACTTATTTATGAACTATGAAGTGATAGGTTATTACAACAATGCGCAAAGTGGTATTTTTGACTTTTTGCGCTACTTTATTGAATATATGATGGCTGAGCCTAACTATCAGTTTTTGTTACCTAAAGAAGTAGCTAAAAAGCACGCTGCTAAGGATATTTTGCCTGTGCCTTACCCTATTTCATGGACAGATGAGGAGCGTGACATTACCTCGTGGCTGGGTAATGAATTACAGAAAGAGGCTTTTAGTGAGTTATTTAAAATACAGCCGCTAGTGAGAAAGAAAAAGAATGCTGAACTTACTGAGGATTACAGTAGGTTACAGGCTAGTGAGCATTTTTACTTTATGCGCACTAAACTATTCTCAAATACCGATTACCACAAATACATCTTACCTTATGAATCACCTTATGAGGCATTCATAAACTATATGAATGTGCTGAGTGACTTTATTGAAAGGGTGAAAGATTAA
- a CDS encoding glycosyltransferase family 4 protein, producing MKNVRVLMFGWEFPPHISGGLGTACYGIAEGLAKHGVKVLFVMPKASGDEDASVANIINASDVEMLQNTEKIEEFWKNINFMEIGSNLVPYLDPETFARERDQYLKEGERRERISYHNKFQFSGKYGANLMEEVYRYALVAGTVAKNHDFDVIHAHDWLTYSAGIIAKKISGKPLIVHVHATEYDRGGEYNRNTLVYDIEKRGMEAADKVVTVSNWTRNIVIEKYGIPADKVVTVHNAVDFKTDLENREERGITDKIVTFLGRITLQKGPEYFVEAAAKVMKRVPNVRFVMAGSGEKMNPLVRRVAQLGLGTRFHFTGFLRGNDVQRMFQYSDVYVMPSVSEPFGISPLEAMRSGVPTIISKQSGVAEVLDHAIKVDYWDINALADAIYGIITYPTLSNFMQREGYNEVNKLKWENASLKLKKIYQNIIQ from the coding sequence ATGAAGAATGTAAGAGTATTAATGTTTGGTTGGGAATTTCCGCCACATATAAGTGGTGGATTAGGAACTGCCTGTTATGGTATAGCCGAAGGGCTTGCCAAGCATGGTGTAAAGGTGCTTTTTGTAATGCCCAAAGCCAGCGGTGATGAAGATGCTAGTGTAGCCAACATCATCAATGCTAGTGATGTGGAAATGTTACAAAATACCGAGAAGATTGAGGAGTTCTGGAAAAATATCAATTTTATGGAGATAGGCTCAAACCTTGTGCCTTACCTTGACCCCGAAACTTTCGCCCGTGAACGCGACCAGTACCTTAAAGAAGGAGAACGCCGTGAACGCATTTCGTACCACAACAAATTTCAGTTTTCAGGCAAGTATGGAGCAAACCTGATGGAAGAGGTATACCGTTATGCCTTAGTAGCTGGTACTGTAGCTAAAAACCATGATTTTGACGTAATTCACGCCCACGACTGGCTTACTTATAGTGCAGGTATTATTGCCAAAAAGATTTCGGGGAAGCCCCTTATTGTACACGTACACGCTACCGAGTATGACCGTGGGGGTGAGTACAACCGCAACACCCTTGTGTACGATATTGAAAAGCGCGGTATGGAAGCTGCTGATAAAGTAGTTACCGTAAGTAACTGGACACGTAACATAGTAATTGAAAAGTACGGTATACCTGCTGATAAAGTAGTTACTGTTCACAATGCTGTGGATTTCAAAACTGACCTTGAAAACCGTGAAGAGCGCGGTATTACCGATAAAATAGTTACCTTTTTGGGACGTATTACCCTGCAAAAAGGACCTGAATACTTTGTAGAAGCTGCTGCTAAGGTAATGAAACGCGTACCTAATGTGCGCTTTGTAATGGCTGGTAGTGGAGAGAAGATGAACCCCTTAGTGCGCCGTGTGGCACAATTAGGCTTGGGTACCCGCTTTCACTTTACAGGGTTCCTTAGGGGTAATGATGTGCAGCGTATGTTCCAATACAGTGATGTATATGTGATGCCTTCGGTATCGGAGCCTTTTGGTATTTCGCCGTTAGAGGCTATGCGCTCGGGAGTGCCTACTATCATATCAAAACAATCGGGGGTAGCGGAGGTATTAGATCACGCTATTAAGGTAGATTACTGGGATATTAACGCCCTTGCCGATGCTATTTACGGTATCATAACCTACCCTACCCTATCCAACTTTATGCAACGTGAAGGTTATAATGAGGTGAATAAGCTGAAATGGGAGAATGCCTCATTAAAACTAAAGAAAATATATCAAAACATTATTCAATAA
- a CDS encoding glycogen debranching enzyme N-terminal domain-containing protein, producing MSYISFKKDQLINLEYSLNREFLGTNRGGGYCSSTLVFCNTRKYHGLLVVPIEKFRGKNYVMLSSLDETILQHGRDFNFGVHKYEGTYEPRGHKYIVDISYEKAFTVTYQVGGVVLKKEILMMHNAPQVLVRYTLLDAHSATHLRLNPLLAFRDIHSLSKENPVANTQAEAVKGGVKVKLYPEFPYLYMQLSKEANFGGKAYWNNNIYYTKEKERGYDYQEDLLSLGAFEVSLKKGESIVFSASLEEADSKALAKNFDKYLKERAERNSFEECLQYTASQFLIQKAGETRIKGGYHWFESNTRDTFIALPGIALSGKADKIFDEVLSSALKYFYNGLFARDISTHVVDPAFDADTSLWFFWTLQQYEKETKKTKKQLWKEYGETLKAILNTYRSRSRKDMRMDDNGLIWSDNLSRPLTWFDAESNYGAIVPRNGYVVEVNALWYNAVCYAIALAEESKDKEFLAHWATLPQTIAESFNDTFWYETEKYLADYANHTHQNTDVRPNQLIACALDYSPLTEKRQRKVLAIITQELLTPRGLRTLSPENPRYEGESVGAVFVRDKATFNGSAHPWLLGLYIEANLKLYGDTYIPDAEAILADFEEEVRDHGVSCISAIYDGNPPFQSRGCISKAKNVAEILRAQWLLKNKK from the coding sequence ATGAGTTATATATCATTTAAAAAAGATCAGCTAATTAATCTTGAATACTCACTTAATAGGGAGTTTCTTGGAACCAACCGCGGTGGAGGTTACTGCTCCTCTACCCTTGTATTTTGTAATACCCGTAAGTACCACGGGTTACTAGTTGTGCCTATCGAAAAGTTCAGAGGTAAAAACTATGTAATGCTTTCATCTTTAGACGAAACCATCCTACAACACGGGCGTGATTTTAATTTTGGAGTACATAAGTATGAAGGTACATACGAGCCTCGTGGGCATAAGTACATTGTTGATATATCGTATGAAAAAGCCTTTACAGTGACCTATCAAGTAGGTGGGGTAGTACTCAAAAAAGAAATATTAATGATGCACAATGCTCCGCAAGTACTAGTGCGCTACACATTGCTTGATGCTCATTCGGCTACTCACTTGCGCCTAAACCCACTATTAGCTTTTAGAGACATTCACTCACTTAGCAAAGAAAACCCTGTAGCCAATACACAAGCCGAAGCTGTAAAAGGTGGCGTAAAGGTAAAACTATATCCAGAGTTCCCTTACCTGTATATGCAGCTAAGCAAAGAGGCTAACTTTGGCGGAAAAGCGTATTGGAATAACAATATTTACTATACCAAAGAAAAAGAACGTGGTTATGACTACCAAGAAGACTTACTTAGCTTGGGTGCTTTTGAAGTAAGCCTTAAAAAAGGGGAAAGTATTGTATTTTCAGCCAGCTTGGAAGAAGCCGATAGCAAAGCCTTAGCTAAAAACTTTGACAAATACCTCAAAGAACGTGCAGAGCGCAATTCGTTTGAAGAGTGCTTACAGTATACCGCTTCACAGTTCCTAATTCAAAAAGCAGGTGAAACTCGTATTAAAGGAGGTTACCACTGGTTTGAAAGTAATACCCGCGACACTTTCATTGCGCTGCCAGGTATTGCCCTATCAGGGAAAGCAGATAAGATATTTGATGAAGTATTAAGCTCGGCTCTTAAATATTTCTATAACGGGCTTTTTGCACGTGATATAAGCACACACGTAGTGGACCCTGCCTTTGATGCCGACACCTCATTGTGGTTCTTCTGGACACTTCAGCAATATGAAAAAGAAACCAAGAAAACCAAGAAACAACTTTGGAAAGAATATGGAGAAACCCTTAAAGCCATATTAAACACCTACCGCAGCCGTAGCCGTAAGGATATGCGTATGGATGACAATGGGCTTATATGGAGTGATAATTTAAGTCGCCCACTTACTTGGTTTGATGCCGAAAGCAATTATGGGGCTATTGTACCGAGAAACGGCTATGTAGTAGAAGTGAATGCCCTTTGGTATAACGCCGTATGCTATGCCATAGCTTTGGCCGAAGAAAGTAAAGATAAAGAGTTCCTGGCACACTGGGCTACACTACCACAAACCATAGCAGAAAGTTTTAATGACACTTTTTGGTATGAAACCGAAAAATACCTTGCCGACTATGCCAACCACACCCACCAAAACACCGATGTGCGCCCTAACCAGCTTATAGCTTGTGCCTTGGATTACTCTCCTCTTACCGAGAAACGCCAACGCAAAGTCTTAGCAATTATCACTCAAGAGTTACTTACCCCACGAGGATTGCGCACCCTATCGCCTGAAAACCCACGTTATGAAGGTGAAAGTGTAGGAGCCGTATTTGTGCGTGATAAGGCTACTTTTAACGGCTCGGCACACCCTTGGTTATTAGGTTTATATATTGAAGCAAACCTCAAACTATACGGTGATACCTACATACCCGATGCCGAAGCTATCTTAGCCGACTTTGAAGAAGAGGTAAGAGATCACGGGGTGAGCTGTATATCGGCTATATATGATGGTAACCCACCATTCCAATCAAGGGGATGTATATCCAAAGCTAAAAACGTAGCCGAGATACTGCGCGCCCAATGGCTACTAAAAAATAAAAAATAA